A genomic segment from Alteribacillus bidgolensis encodes:
- a CDS encoding SGNH/GDSL hydrolase family protein, producing MKKNKLIIYSVVLFFILVSGAWAINSFSSEPPEDSASVFTETKPDIPAPKQKESDPPENDMKKEEEDTDTNSENSITENDVQEAVAAMVKENRALVIDPDVKMVAIGDSLTQGVGDSTGNGGYVGILEKTIGSSSISASSFTIANYGKRGNRTDQLVKRMEEPAMTSSIEEADVILVTIGANDIMHIVRSNINNLTYEAFAKQTDSYENRLEDVFQTIRSKNEEAPIYLIGLFNPFHIYFENIPELNQIVEDWNTIGQVTAAEDENASFIPIDDLFQQADESYYAEDNFHPNKRGYLQIAERVFQYIKPEISTSESDETE from the coding sequence ATGAAGAAAAATAAATTAATTATATACAGTGTCGTTTTGTTTTTCATTTTGGTTTCAGGAGCTTGGGCGATTAACAGCTTTTCATCTGAACCTCCAGAAGACAGTGCCTCCGTCTTCACGGAAACAAAACCAGATATTCCAGCCCCCAAGCAGAAGGAATCCGATCCTCCTGAAAACGACATGAAAAAGGAAGAAGAAGACACGGATACTAACTCAGAAAATTCAATAACGGAAAACGACGTACAAGAAGCAGTTGCCGCTATGGTAAAAGAAAACCGCGCTCTTGTCATTGACCCTGATGTAAAAATGGTAGCAATTGGAGATTCGCTAACACAAGGGGTCGGAGATTCTACTGGAAATGGAGGGTATGTCGGAATTCTCGAAAAAACCATCGGAAGCAGCAGTATCTCTGCCTCGTCGTTTACAATCGCTAATTACGGCAAACGCGGAAACCGGACAGATCAGCTTGTCAAAAGGATGGAAGAGCCTGCTATGACTTCCTCTATTGAAGAAGCAGACGTTATCCTTGTCACAATTGGGGCTAACGATATTATGCATATCGTTCGTTCGAATATTAACAACCTAACGTATGAGGCGTTTGCTAAACAAACCGATTCATATGAAAATAGACTCGAAGACGTGTTTCAAACGATCCGTTCCAAAAACGAGGAAGCACCTATTTATTTAATTGGTCTCTTTAATCCTTTTCACATCTATTTTGAAAATATTCCAGAATTAAATCAAATTGTAGAAGACTGGAATACAATCGGACAAGTGACGGCAGCAGAGGACGAAAACGCCTCTTTTATTCCCATTGATGATTTATTCCAGCAAGCCGATGAAAGCTATTATGCAGAAGATAATTTTCATCCAAATAAACGGGGTTACCTTCAAATAGCAGAGCGGGTTTTTCAATATATCAAACCAGAAATAAGCACATCAGAAAGTGACGAAACAGAATGA